From Echinicola jeungdonensis, the proteins below share one genomic window:
- a CDS encoding FdhF/YdeP family oxidoreductase, translating into MSLPFKRKISLTGNIGFSQLKTSSPSEYAAGIPGVWAALDHARKEMGLIRSIQTLSKMNQKDGFDCPGCAWPDPDHRSKLGEYCENGAKALAEEATSKKVDAAFFDQYSVEELSNWTDFEIGKSGRLTQPFILRPGKVHYEPIHWEEAFNEIGVQLKQLPHPDEAIFYTSGRSSNEAAFLYGLFIRAFGTNNMPDCSNMCHESSGVGLKETLGIGKGSVTLEDFPEAEVIIVIGQNPGTNHPRMLSALEKCKNQGGKIITINPLEEAGLLKFKNPQEWNGLIGSGTKLTDLFLQVKINQDVALLKAIMKGLKKLHMEGKAVFDENFIQDYTSGFQGLMDDLDQYDIGDLLECCGVSGEKVEEAVQMLSNKSRIIICWAMGLTQHKNGVENVKECVNLLLLKGSIGKKGAGTCPVRGHSNVQGDRTVGIMHHVSPSLNQSLKKVFGFDPPEKEGLDTVKAIQAMHEKKAKVFIALGGNFLSASPDTVYTAQALENCELTVSISTKLNRSHLVTGKTAIILPALARSEADKENGQLRYVTVENSMGKVHRSQGKFEPASKNLLSEPEIVAGIASAFFGNNSPINWHQFGSDYDLLRAKMEEVLDGFEDYSKRSENLGFYLPNNSREGDFSKLPGGKASFSICSLPEHKMEKDDLLLMTIRSHDQFNTTIYGLDDRYRGIFNERRVVFMNQNDMDDRGLKNQEIVDLVSSYEGQERLAQNFKVIPYKIPQGNLAAYFPETNILVPVNHFADKSQTPISKSIIVKVRKLNRG; encoded by the coding sequence ATGAGCCTTCCCTTTAAACGCAAAATTTCCCTAACCGGAAATATTGGATTCAGCCAATTAAAGACAAGCTCCCCTTCAGAGTATGCTGCAGGAATCCCCGGTGTTTGGGCAGCCTTGGATCATGCCCGAAAAGAAATGGGGTTGATCCGGTCTATCCAAACACTTTCTAAAATGAATCAAAAGGATGGTTTTGACTGTCCTGGCTGTGCCTGGCCGGATCCTGATCATAGATCAAAATTGGGAGAGTACTGCGAAAACGGAGCAAAAGCTTTAGCAGAGGAAGCTACCTCGAAAAAGGTGGATGCAGCTTTTTTTGATCAATATTCCGTAGAAGAGCTTTCAAATTGGACGGATTTTGAAATTGGGAAAAGTGGAAGGTTGACCCAACCTTTTATTTTGCGCCCTGGAAAGGTGCATTATGAACCCATCCATTGGGAAGAGGCTTTTAATGAAATTGGAGTGCAACTGAAGCAATTACCTCATCCAGATGAAGCCATTTTTTATACCTCTGGTAGGTCAAGTAATGAGGCGGCCTTTTTATATGGACTGTTCATCAGGGCTTTTGGTACCAATAATATGCCGGACTGTTCTAATATGTGCCATGAATCAAGCGGGGTTGGACTTAAAGAAACTTTAGGAATAGGCAAAGGGTCTGTGACTTTAGAAGATTTTCCTGAGGCCGAGGTTATCATTGTTATTGGCCAAAACCCCGGCACCAATCACCCCAGAATGCTTTCTGCATTGGAAAAATGTAAAAACCAAGGTGGTAAAATAATCACTATCAACCCATTGGAGGAAGCAGGACTATTAAAATTCAAAAATCCACAAGAATGGAATGGCTTGATAGGTTCGGGCACAAAATTGACCGACCTATTTCTCCAAGTCAAAATCAACCAGGATGTAGCCCTCCTGAAAGCCATTATGAAAGGGCTGAAAAAGCTTCACATGGAAGGGAAGGCTGTTTTCGATGAAAATTTTATTCAAGACTATACTTCGGGTTTTCAAGGGCTTATGGATGATTTGGATCAATATGATATTGGAGACCTGTTGGAGTGCTGCGGAGTTTCTGGGGAAAAGGTAGAAGAAGCGGTTCAAATGCTTAGCAATAAATCAAGAATTATCATTTGTTGGGCCATGGGATTGACCCAGCATAAAAATGGGGTTGAAAACGTTAAAGAATGTGTCAATCTGTTATTGCTAAAAGGTAGCATTGGTAAAAAAGGAGCAGGAACTTGTCCCGTAAGAGGCCATAGTAATGTGCAGGGAGATCGTACCGTAGGCATCATGCACCATGTTTCTCCCTCATTGAATCAATCCCTAAAAAAGGTTTTTGGATTTGATCCACCTGAAAAAGAAGGCCTAGATACGGTAAAAGCCATTCAGGCTATGCATGAAAAAAAAGCGAAAGTATTTATCGCTTTGGGAGGAAATTTTTTATCTGCTTCCCCTGATACAGTTTACACGGCTCAAGCTTTAGAAAACTGTGAGCTCACTGTATCCATAAGCACAAAATTGAACCGAAGCCACCTTGTTACGGGAAAAACAGCCATTATTCTCCCTGCTTTAGCCAGGTCTGAAGCGGATAAGGAAAATGGGCAGTTAAGATACGTAACGGTGGAAAACAGTATGGGAAAAGTACACCGTTCGCAGGGGAAATTTGAACCGGCAAGCAAAAATTTATTAAGTGAACCAGAAATTGTCGCAGGAATAGCTTCAGCCTTTTTTGGAAATAACAGCCCCATAAATTGGCATCAGTTTGGATCTGATTATGATTTGCTCAGGGCAAAAATGGAAGAGGTTCTGGATGGATTTGAAGATTATTCCAAAAGATCAGAAAATTTGGGATTTTACCTTCCAAACAATTCCCGCGAAGGTGATTTTTCAAAATTACCGGGTGGAAAAGCCTCTTTTTCCATTTGCAGCCTTCCGGAACATAAAATGGAAAAAGATGATCTTTTGTTGATGACCATTCGCTCCCATGATCAATTTAACACCACCATTTATGGCTTGGATGATCGGTACCGGGGCATTTTTAATGAAAGAAGGGTGGTTTTTATGAACCAAAATGATATGGATGATAGGGGTCTGAAAAATCAGGAGATTGTGGATTTGGTTTCCTCCTACGAGGGCCAGGAAAGATTGGCCCAAAATTTTAAAGTAATTCCCTATAAAATCCCCCAAGGTAACCTGGCAGCCTATTTTCCTGAAACTAATATTTTGGTTCCGGTAAACCATTTTGCAGACAAAAGCCAAACACCCATAAGCAAATCCATAATTGTAAAGGTGAGAAAATTGAACCGAGGGTAA
- a CDS encoding DUF6970 domain-containing protein, translating to MKIKLISSFILSWIIAFSLTSCEETSWKAGVPDCVISKIKTISQQEVSNPPTEVWKWEVDGQTYYYFTSPCCDQFDYLYDGECQQVCAPDGGITGQGDGNCPDFEGEIEKTLIWKDERQSKRGVGDSNFYPKYSTLGIKV from the coding sequence ATGAAAATCAAATTGATTTCATCCTTTATCCTTTCCTGGATAATTGCCTTTTCACTCACATCCTGTGAGGAGACCTCCTGGAAAGCAGGAGTTCCTGATTGTGTTATTTCAAAAATAAAAACCATTTCACAGCAGGAAGTCAGCAATCCTCCTACAGAGGTTTGGAAATGGGAGGTGGATGGTCAAACATATTATTATTTCACCTCACCTTGTTGTGACCAATTCGACTACCTCTATGATGGCGAATGTCAGCAGGTTTGTGCGCCCGATGGAGGAATCACCGGCCAAGGTGATGGAAATTGCCCTGATTTTGAAGGTGAAATTGAAAAGACTTTGATTTGGAAAGATGAGCGCCAATCAAAACGAGGAGTTGGGGATAGCAATTTTTATCCCAAATATAGCACTCTGGGTATTAAGGTTTAA